The DNA sequence TGGGAATATAGGGGCGGAGCCTCAGCGTGCCCAGACGATTACATTCAGCAGCGCTTACTGTGAGATCGTATCAACTTTTTTGGTGCCTGATGGATCGCAAATCAAGTCAATAGCTGATGTTGACCGGCCTGGTATTCGCATAGTAACGACAGGACGCGCGGCATATGGCCTGTGGCTTGATAATAATCTCAAACATGCCACGCTTTTACGGACTGACAGTATCGAGAGCTCCTTTGATGCATTTGTGGAGCACAAAATCGATGCGCTCGCCGGTTTGCGCCCGCGTCTCATCGCAGATGTGGAGCGCTTACCAGGGGCCCGTATCTTAGAGGGTCAGTTCAGCACTGTGCAGCAGGCAGTTGGGACGCCCCGAAAAAACGTGGCGGCGGCGGCGTGGCTAGCGGTTGTGGTCGAAGACCTCAAATCTTCTGGTTTCGTTGCTGAATGCATAGCCAAACATGACGTCAAAGGACTTACGGTCGCATCCTTTGTTTGAAGTCAGTGCGGCACACAAACCGCTTTGGCTTTAAAAAGGAGATGTGGCTCAGAAATGCTCTGATTCTTGCATCTATCTCGCGCCTTTAAATTTCCGATTTTATGAACCTATTGAACGACGAGATCTATTTGCTAGTAGGCCGCATGCTATAATTATGGCCGCACCAGATAACTCCCGCATTGAGGCAACTTCTGCAAAAAGGAAATATCCGATTGTTAGTGCAAAGAGAATTCGCGCGTAGGGAAATGCAGCAAGCGCAGACACTTCGCCAAATCTGTAGGCTTCGACCGTAAGGAGCATTCCTATTGTTGCAAAGGTTCCTGCAGTCAAAAGTAATAACGCATCAGTTAAAGTAAGGTTTGTCCAACCTGCCAAGGCCATGGGCATGGTACCCGCGCTGGCCACCAGCCCGATCCAGAACATGATTGTCGCGGTATGTTCAGTGCGTGCAAGTAATCGATTTTGAAAGATTAAAATTGCCGCCATAAAGGCTGAACCGAGTCCAAATAGCATGCCTTTTTCCATGTTCAGGCTGTTCACGTTGCTGGCTATGATAACTCCGACGAACCCGAGGACGGTGGTGAGGCACCGTACCATACCAATCCTCTCACCCATCACAAATGGTGCCATCGTAACAACGAAAAGGGACGTAGTAAAAGTTAGTGTGGAAGCGAGCGCGAGGTCTAATGTCAGAAAACTTGCGTAATAGAGCCACCAACAGACCAGACTTGTTATCCCTCGGACCACCAGCTTTAACCAGAACGTTGAGTGGAATAACGAAGGGCGTGTGCATCCAATCCAAAGGGTGACGATAACAAGCTGGCAAACAGAGCGAAAAAAGATGATCTGCGAAAATGGTACGTCAGGTGAGAGAAACCTCAAAACAGTCACGTCTATGGTGAAAAGGCCCGCGGCGGCTACGAGAAGGGCCGCGCCATAACTATTGTTGATGGCGACATTGCTTGTCACGTGCGGCGATAGGGAGTAAATTCTGAGGGTGTTATTTCAGCAAGCTGGCGGAGAATTTGAACCCACGCTGCAAGGCCATCGGCAATCGAGGATAGGCGAAAAAACTCATTTGGCGCGTGGAAGTTTTCATCTGACAGTGCAAATGAGAACATCACCGTATCTAACCCTAACACACGCGATACGATCTCGGTTAGTGGTAGAGAGGCGCCAATGCGGACCTTAAGAGGTGATTGCCCTGTCGTGTGTTCAAGGGCTGCCAGGGCGGCCTTCAACAGTGGATGATCTGGCGGCACAGCATAGGCCCCGCCTTGGCCCCTGTCGCCGTAGATTTCCATAGTACTCCCAGCGGGAAGTTGCGCCTTAAGGTGTTCAATCACGGCCTTCTTTGCACGTTGTGGATCTTGGCCTGGGACAAGGCGCATCGTAAGTTTGGCAAAGGCCTCGTTTGGAATTACCGTTTTAGAACCGGCACCGGTATACCCCCCCCACATGCCGTTAACGTCCAAGGTGGGCCGCATCCAAAGCCGCTCAAGGGTGGAGAATCCTGCCTCACCACATGGCTGTGCGCCGATGGCGGCAAAAGAGCTCTCCTCGTCATAAGGTATCGCGGCGATCTCAGTGCTTTCGTCATGTGTCGGCTCCACCACGCCATCATAAAATCCGGGTGCTGTGATGTGACCTTGTGCATCGTGCAAGCTTGCGACGAGGGTTGAAAGGACATGCAACGGGTTCGCTACAATGCCGCCATAACGCCCCGAATGCAGGTCTTGCCCTGCGGTCTGTACGCGCATCTCAAAGCCTGCGTTGCCGCGTGATCCAATATTCAGTGCCACCAGGTCAGGCCGCCAGCGTGCACCGTCCGCTGATAACACCGCATCAGCCCCAAGTAGGTCACTATGTGTTTCCAATATGCCTGGCAGGGACGGGGAGCCTGTTTCCTCCTCGCCCTCTATCAGCAACTTAACGTTAATTGGCAGCAGCCCCTCGACGGCGACAAAGGCAGCAAGCGTATCTAGTGCGATCATCAT is a window from the Octadecabacter antarcticus 307 genome containing:
- a CDS encoding transporter substrate-binding domain-containing protein, producing MRKTDADPAVVAELAPTGRLLAGINLSNFLLVTDTAANGDPVGVSPDMATEIARQLGVAVEYVRYPDPGSLADAAESGEWSIGNIGAEPQRAQTITFSSAYCEIVSTFLVPDGSQIKSIADVDRPGIRIVTTGRAAYGLWLDNNLKHATLLRTDSIESSFDAFVEHKIDALAGLRPRLIADVERLPGARILEGQFSTVQQAVGTPRKNVAAAAWLAVVVEDLKSSGFVAECIAKHDVKGLTVASFV
- a CDS encoding DMT family transporter; translation: MEKGMLFGLGSAFMAAILIFQNRLLARTEHTATIMFWIGLVASAGTMPMALAGWTNLTLTDALLLLTAGTFATIGMLLTVEAYRFGEVSALAAFPYARILFALTIGYFLFAEVASMRELSGAAIIIACGLLANRSRRSIGS
- a CDS encoding dipeptidase, with the translated sequence MTDAVLAHALNRKPQLIEVLKTLVACPSIGADPAMSKGMEDARQLIEAHIDAMGFKRLKRLTPSDGSGQPAIYAERMDAPGKPTILIYAHYDVQPPDPLNKWDTPPFEPAERDGRLYGRGISDDKGPMMIALDTLAAFVAVEGLLPINVKLLIEGEEETGSPSLPGILETHSDLLGADAVLSADGARWRPDLVALNIGSRGNAGFEMRVQTAGQDLHSGRYGGIVANPLHVLSTLVASLHDAQGHITAPGFYDGVVEPTHDESTEIAAIPYDEESSFAAIGAQPCGEAGFSTLERLWMRPTLDVNGMWGGYTGAGSKTVIPNEAFAKLTMRLVPGQDPQRAKKAVIEHLKAQLPAGSTMEIYGDRGQGGAYAVPPDHPLLKAALAALEHTTGQSPLKVRIGASLPLTEIVSRVLGLDTVMFSFALSDENFHAPNEFFRLSSIADGLAAWVQILRQLAEITPSEFTPYRRT